One window from the genome of Andrena cerasifolii isolate SP2316 chromosome 3, iyAndCera1_principal, whole genome shotgun sequence encodes:
- the LOC143366825 gene encoding alpha-crystallin B chain isoform X3 translates to MLIDEDLYPPVHKTVIKLRRHHTSSSEHRTSTTSKTGGWDKVDSAAPPPRSAFDSFKSTTTQSTQNSSSLSPQQDSAWLDGLNSPLIQDEGDNKMLKLRFDVSQYTPEEIVVKTVDNKLLVHAKHEEKTESKSVYREYNREFLLPKGTNPESIKSSLSKDGVLTVEAPLPAIGSGEKLIPIAHQ, encoded by the exons ATGCTCATCGACGAGGATCTCTATCCACCCGTTCACAAGACCGTGATCAAGCTTCG TCGGCATCACACGAGCTCCAGCGAACACCGTACGTCGACGACCTCGAAGACGGGAGGTTGGGACAAGGTCGACTCCGCAGCACCGCCACCGCGCTCCGCATTCGACAGCTTCAAAAG CACCACCACGCAGAGCACTCAGAACAGCAGCTCCCTGAGCCCCCAGCAGGACTCCGCCTGGCTGGACGGCCTCAACAGCCCTCTCATCCAGGATGAAGGCGACAACAAGATGTTGAAGCTCCGATTCGATGTCTCCCAGTACACCCCGGAGGAAATCGTCGTCAAGACTGTGGACAACAAGCTGCTG GTTCACGCGAAACACGAGGAGAAGACGGAGAGCAAATCGGTGTACAGGGAGTACAACCGCGAGTTCCTGCTGCCGAAGGGAACCAACCCCGAGAGTATCAAGTCCTCGCTGAGCAAGGACGGTGTCCTGACCGTGGAGGCTCCACTTCCGGCGATCGGGTCAGGCGAGAAGCTCATCCCCATCGCGCACCAGTAA
- the LOC143366825 gene encoding alpha-crystallin B chain isoform X2 produces the protein MADSGIKRNIPIKLGDFSVIDTEFSNIRERFDAEMRKMEDEMSRFRSELMNRESNNFFKSTTSTTTQSTQNSSSLSPQQDSAWLDGLNSPLIQDEGDNKMLKLRFDVSQYTPEEIVVKTVDNKLLVHAKHEEKTESKSVYREYNREFLLPKGTNPESIKSSLSKDGVLTVEAPLPAIGSGEKLIPIAHQ, from the exons ATGGCTGACAGTGGTATCAAGCGTAATATCCCCATCAAGCTCGGTGACTTCAGCGTGATAGACACCGAGTTTTCCAACATACGAGAACGCTTCGACGCCGAGATGAGAAAGATGGAGGACGAGATGTCACGGTTCCGTAGCGAGCTGATGAACCGCGAAAGCAACAACTTCTTTAAAAGCACCACCAG CACCACCACGCAGAGCACTCAGAACAGCAGCTCCCTGAGCCCCCAGCAGGACTCCGCCTGGCTGGACGGCCTCAACAGCCCTCTCATCCAGGATGAAGGCGACAACAAGATGTTGAAGCTCCGATTCGATGTCTCCCAGTACACCCCGGAGGAAATCGTCGTCAAGACTGTGGACAACAAGCTGCTG GTTCACGCGAAACACGAGGAGAAGACGGAGAGCAAATCGGTGTACAGGGAGTACAACCGCGAGTTCCTGCTGCCGAAGGGAACCAACCCCGAGAGTATCAAGTCCTCGCTGAGCAAGGACGGTGTCCTGACCGTGGAGGCTCCACTTCCGGCGATCGGGTCAGGCGAGAAGCTCATCCCCATCGCGCACCAGTAA
- the LOC143366825 gene encoding uncharacterized protein LOC143366825 isoform X1 → MADSGIKRNIPIKLGDFSVIDTEFSNIRERFDAEMRKMEDEMSRFRSELMNRESNNFFKSTTSRHHTSSSEHRTSTTSKTGGWDKVDSAAPPPRSAFDSFKSTTTQSTQNSSSLSPQQDSAWLDGLNSPLIQDEGDNKMLKLRFDVSQYTPEEIVVKTVDNKLLVHAKHEEKTESKSVYREYNREFLLPKGTNPESIKSSLSKDGVLTVEAPLPAIGSGEKLIPIAHQ, encoded by the exons ATGGCTGACAGTGGTATCAAGCGTAATATCCCCATCAAGCTCGGTGACTTCAGCGTGATAGACACCGAGTTTTCCAACATACGAGAACGCTTCGACGCCGAGATGAGAAAGATGGAGGACGAGATGTCACGGTTCCGTAGCGAGCTGATGAACCGCGAAAGCAACAACTTCTTTAAAAGCACCACCAG TCGGCATCACACGAGCTCCAGCGAACACCGTACGTCGACGACCTCGAAGACGGGAGGTTGGGACAAGGTCGACTCCGCAGCACCGCCACCGCGCTCCGCATTCGACAGCTTCAAAAG CACCACCACGCAGAGCACTCAGAACAGCAGCTCCCTGAGCCCCCAGCAGGACTCCGCCTGGCTGGACGGCCTCAACAGCCCTCTCATCCAGGATGAAGGCGACAACAAGATGTTGAAGCTCCGATTCGATGTCTCCCAGTACACCCCGGAGGAAATCGTCGTCAAGACTGTGGACAACAAGCTGCTG GTTCACGCGAAACACGAGGAGAAGACGGAGAGCAAATCGGTGTACAGGGAGTACAACCGCGAGTTCCTGCTGCCGAAGGGAACCAACCCCGAGAGTATCAAGTCCTCGCTGAGCAAGGACGGTGTCCTGACCGTGGAGGCTCCACTTCCGGCGATCGGGTCAGGCGAGAAGCTCATCCCCATCGCGCACCAGTAA
- the LOC143366823 gene encoding nischarin, with protein MACLLLNQENVHIKIPSADTADGVTYYCIEVRIASIKWTVKHRYNEFAELHDKLVSEHCVEKDILPPKKLIGNKCEAFVEKRRASLEIYLNAVYNYLKKAMPRELAVFLDLHVYDIFFLLQSMALEFFTDGDSLLQKSKSYKFNPVQLYAISERLKQPCPSLEVVDKKYDFSHVLDFNSHLTDLIIEGSSEPYRTSNIYSSTLSIELSTFKNIEDLTIDQYPVDKIYHMGNLRDSVKRLTVNNTKLRNIVELAMCEEVHKIIQNANDSHVWFKVTHLDLSDNRIETIDEAIKLLPHIECLTLNNNLLSEISNITLLPRLSQLYLASNNFTTLPGDLHTKLGYIVYIDLSQNKLTSLSSFSKLYSLEGLDVSCNRIEKIEEVKNIGHLPCLENLRLTGNPVSTIVDYRVKVLEPFGKRAADICLDNEKPNQKELDTVSVHQALRIAREGKSPTFTASDAPLFSAEIPTV; from the exons ATGGCGTGTCTTCTGTTAAACCAGGAAAACGTCCACATCAAAATACCATCGGCGGACACCGCGGACGGTGTGACTTATTATTGCATCGAGGTTAGGATAGCCTCGATCAAGTGGACCGTGAAGCACAG GTACAATGAATTCGCAGAGCTTCACGATAAGCTCGTCTCCGAGCACTGCGTGGAGAAAGATATATTGCCACCAAAGAAGCTTATTGGCAATAAGTGCGAAGCTTTCGTGGAGAAACGCAGGGCCAGCTTGGAGATCTACCTGAACGCTGTCTACAACTATTTGAAGAAAGCAATGCCCAGAGAGTTGGCTGTATTTCTGGACTTGCATGTGTACGATATATTTTTCCTACTGCAGAGTATGGCTTTAGAATTCTTCACAGATGGCGATAGTTTGCTGCAGAAGTCCAAAAGCTATAAATTTAATCCGGTGCAG TTATACGCGATCAGCGAAAGATTGAAGCAGCCTTGTCCGTCGTTGGAAGTAGTTGACAAGAAGTACGACTTCAGTCACGTTTTGGACTTCAACTCCCACCTAACTGATCTGATAATCGAAGGGAGTTCCGAGCCCTACAGGACCAGCAACATTTACTCGTCAACGCTGTCGATCGAATTGTCCACCTTCAAGAACATAGAGGATCTAACGATCGATCAGTATCCAGTGGACAAGATCTATCACATGGGTAATCTTCGAGACAGCGTGAAACGTTTAACAGTGAACAACACGAAGCTCAGGAACATCGTGGAGCTGGCGATGTGCGAGGAGGTGCACAAGATCATCCAGAACGCGAACGATTCCCACGTCTGGTTCAAGGTGACCCACTTGGACCTGAGCGACAATCGAATAGAGACCATAGACGAAGCGATCAAACTGTTGCCTCACATAGAATGTCTGACGCTGAACAACAATCTGCTCTCGGAGATTTCGAACATCACCCTGCTACCGAGATTGTCCCAGTTATACCTGGCGTCCAACAACTTCACAACTCTGCCGGGCGATCTGCACACGAAACTCGGTTACATCGTGTACATCGACCTGTCGCAGAACAAGCTCACGTCGTTATCCAGCTTCTCGAAGCTGTACTCGCTGGAGGGGCTGGACGTGAGCTGCAACCGTATCGAGAAGATCGAGGAGGTGAAGAACATTGGACACCTCCCCTGTCTGGAGAATCTGAGATTAACCGGTAACCCCGTGTCGACCATCGTTGACTACAGAGTGAAGGTGTTGGAACCGTTTGGAAAGAGAGCGGCAGACATCTGTCTGGACAACGAGAAACCTAATCAAAAGGAGCTGGACACCGTGTCCGTTCATCAAGCGCTTCGCATCGCGAGAGAGGGCAAATCGCCGACGTTCACAGCGTCGGACGCCCCTTTGTTCTCCGCGGAAATTCCCACTGTATAG